The following is a genomic window from Bordetella sp. H567.
AAGGACGGTTCGTCGGATATCCATGGTGCCTACAAGGTGAAAGCGGGGCCGGCAAAGCCCGCCAGTTTAGCGTCAATCCTGCCGGGCGCGGTGGCCGTGGCCGCAGTGGCAAGGGCCGTCGGACCGCGGCGCGTCGGGGACGGGATCCAGCCCGCCGGGACTCCAGGGATGGCAGCGTCCGATCCGCCGCGCCGCCAACCACAGACCGTGTAACCCGCCGTGAGTTTCAATGGCTTCGATCGCGTAGGCCGAGCAGCTGGGCGTGAAACGGCACTGCCGCCCCATCCACGGGCTGAGGAAAAACCGGTAGAACCGGATCGGGGCGATCAGCAGAGCCGGGATCAAGGACATGCTCATGGCACCTTCAGGACGGACAGCGTACCAAGCGTGCGAAGTGAGTATCTACTTCGGCCCGGGCGGCGTGTTTCAGCGCCGTGAGAGACAGATCTGGGACGCGGGCGTGCAGCCGGACGACATAATCGGCCGGAGGCAGGCCATGCCGCCGCGCGCGAAATGCCTCGCGGATGACACGCTTGATCGCATTCCGGGTGGCGGCGCGGGCCGCATGCCGTTTGGCGATGACCATGCCCAGGCGGGCGCGTCCCGATTCCGGCCCCGCCGCGGCGCAAGTGATCATGAAAAACGCCCCTCGCGCCAGCCGGCGGCCTTTCAGCGCGGCGGCGAACTCCGAGGGGCGGTGCATCCTCGCCTCCGGGGGAAGCGTGGCGCGCGGCATGGCGGTCGGCTGCGCGGCCGTCACGGGATCCGTGCGGGGCGCAACGCGCGGCGCGGTGTTCAGACCGCCAGGCGCTTGCGACCCTTGGCGCGACGCGCGTTCAGCACGGCGCGACCGCCACGGGTCTTCATGCGCACGCGGAAACCATGGGTGCGCTTGCGGCGGGTAACGGAGGGTTGGAAGGTGCGTTTCATGGGTGGTCCACAAAAGAACAATCAAAAAATACGGATGGGCACAGACGC
Proteins encoded in this region:
- the yidD gene encoding membrane protein insertion efficiency factor YidD; this translates as MIPALLIAPIRFYRFFLSPWMGRQCRFTPSCSAYAIEAIETHGGLHGLWLAARRIGRCHPWSPGGLDPVPDAPRSDGPCHCGHGHRARQD
- the rnpA gene encoding ribonuclease P protein component; translated protein: MPRATLPPEARMHRPSEFAAALKGRRLARGAFFMITCAAAGPESGRARLGMVIAKRHAARAATRNAIKRVIREAFRARRHGLPPADYVVRLHARVPDLSLTALKHAARAEVDTHFARLVRCPS
- the rpmH gene encoding 50S ribosomal protein L34, coding for MKRTFQPSVTRRKRTHGFRVRMKTRGGRAVLNARRAKGRKRLAV